The following are encoded together in the Malaya genurostris strain Urasoe2022 chromosome 3, Malgen_1.1, whole genome shotgun sequence genome:
- the LOC131436435 gene encoding coiled-coil domain-containing protein 22 homolog, which produces MDEIDNIIFHSLRQIGCTFDEEIKSLDDMSPSQLIPIVSKCITSIDSSLDLPKTLPSGMAQRFTTTASLAEACRQIGYRREIGYQTFLYSNVIEVRRVMMFLIERLPKSSSDESEGTGQPVDDTTELENRITAKLKYQLRAPWIPEFCRVVNLDYLPNTTSNALQARIGFRPFLPKKIYIPLVLEDEDSLVPSVIATNDGSIKSKYSTDNVNRYKGEDLSANGKLIQYYGSIEKLTNRKTNNISFTPPVKSVPISLKSEINPLESLQLEIEQTQTEIERLVIQCDDLKVGCKYLDKTVDDHWATVAKLKNEKKFKERTQILLEDPDVNVTKLEGIIAAGGERMQKLQDQWKAHRAPLLATMDSHIAINSNKKSKVQPLLQQIDVTHQKCEQLVSDLQTKCAMHLRLQKELEKLDKTVNRTAYTNRILEIIGNIRKQKTDIDKILHDTRLLQKDLNIITGQLDRQFTVTDDLIFRNAKKDEHSKRAYKLLVTLHSDCAELIGLVQETGSVKREIRDLEDQIENEKTRNTVTNLAQITNDVIEMKNESERLEVSIRRLEEASSLQPK; this is translated from the exons ATGGATGAAATtgataatataatttttcattCACTACGACAAATTGGATG CACTTTTGACGAAGAAATCAAAAGTTTGGATGATATGAGTCCTTCACAATTGATTCCTATTGTGTCAAAATGTATTACATCGATAGACTCCAGTCTGGATTTACCAAAAACATTACCCTCAGGAATGGCTCAACGATTCACAACTACAGCTAGTTTAGCAGAAGCTTGCAGG CAAATCGGTTACCGCAGAGAAATTGGATATCAGACATTTCTTTACTCTAATGTAATCGAAGTTCGTCGCGTAATGATGTTTTTGATCGAACGACTACCTAAAAGTTCTTCTGACGAGTCCGAAGGAACAGGTCAACCTGTTGATGATACGACGGAGTTAGAAAATAGAATTACTGCCAAACTAAAATACCAACTACGAGCACCTTGGATACCGGAGTTTTGTCGAGTTGTAAATCTAGATTATTTGCCCAATACAACCAGCAATGCGTTGCAAGCCCGAATCGGGTTCCGACCATTTCTTCCGAAAAAAATCTATATTCCATTAGTATTGGAAG ATGAAGACAGTCTGGTGCCTTCGGTGATAGCGACTAATGATGGATCCATCAAATCTAAATATTCAACTGATAATGTGAATCGCTACAAAGGGGAAGATTTATCAGCAAACGGAAAGTTGATTCAATATTATGGGTCTATTGAGAAGTTAACTAATCGAAAGACAAACAACATTTCATTCACTCCCCCAGTCAAATCGGTACCAATAAGTTTGAAGTCGGAGATAAACCCTCTGGAATCGTTGCAGTTGGAAATAGAACAGACACAAACAGAAATTGAGCGTCTCGTAATACAGTGTGATGATCTAAAAGTCGGATGTAAATATTTAGATAAGACGGTAGATGATCATTGGGCAACAGTAGCTAAGctgaaaaacgaaaagaagtttAAAGAACGTACCCAAATTTTACTCGAAGATCCTGATGTAAACGTTACAAAACTCGAAGGAATTATAGCGGCTGGTGGGGAGCGAATGCAAAAATTGCAAGATCAATGGAAAGCGCATCGAGCGCCGCTACTGGCAACGATGGACTCACATATAGCaataaattcgaataaaaag TCAAAAGTTCAACCACTTTTACAGCAAATAGATGTCACTCACCAAAAGTGCGAGCAGCTAGTTAGCGACTTGCAAACCAAATGTGCAATGCATCTTCGTCTTCAAAAAGAGTTAGAGAAACTTGATAAGACGGTTAATCGAACAGCATATACAAACCGAATACTGGAGATCATTGGCAATATCCGCAAGCAGAAGACTGACATTGATAAGATCTTACATGATACGCGCTTGTTGCAGAAAGACCTCAACATTATAACGGGGCAACTCGATCGCCAGTTCACCGTGACAGATGATCTTATTTTTCGGAATGCAAAGAAAGATGAACATTCGAAACGGGCGTACAAACTATTGGTTACGTTGCACTCGGATTGTGCGGAGTTAATAGGACTGGTACAAGAAACTGGTTCGGTTAAGCGAGAAATACGTGATCTAGAAGatcaaattgaaaatgaaaagacAAGGAATACAGTGACGAACCTAGCTCAGATAACAAACGAtgtaattgaaatgaaaaacgaGAGTGAACGATTGGAGGTAAGCATACGAAGACTAGAAGAAGCCTCCAGTCTGCAACCAAAATGA